From one Lysinibacillus sp. G4S2 genomic stretch:
- a CDS encoding TM2 domain-containing protein produces the protein MYDGINPSWPIKNKTVAGVLAIFLGGIGIHKFYLGKIGQGILYLIFFWTYIPAFIAFIEGIIYLLSNEHNFSVKHRVRPR, from the coding sequence ATGTATGATGGCATCAACCCTTCTTGGCCAATAAAAAATAAAACGGTTGCAGGGGTACTTGCTATCTTTTTAGGTGGAATCGGAATCCATAAATTTTACTTAGGAAAAATTGGACAAGGTATATTGTATCTAATCTTCTTTTGGACATATATCCCAGCTTTTATAGCCTTTATTGAGGGCATTATTTACTTACTTTCTAATGAACATAATTTCTCTGTGAAACATCGAGTTCGCCCTCGCTAA
- a CDS encoding SPFH domain-containing protein gives MPILNRVKFDGLRSRDWLIYKHPTEKLVLGTTLIVNEGQVAIFVKGGQICDVFNSGTHVLSTNNLPLLHHVVNFAYGGDTPFSAEIYFINLSVKLDLYWGTSDPIQLIDPKYFVKLRIRAFGQLALRLDDYLLFFTEVIGSMNKDDIVSFEKVQDYFKGSLITSIKTELANKIINEKISALEITTELHNISNSLKGKISEEFNTYGFIMAHFHIQSINFPEEDFDKINQILQDKAKFEIMGDNRYVTQRSFDIYESAASNENGVAGLFASSGVGLGVGQGMITMMNQQVQQPGNNITHIICPSCHGNILSTSKFCNLCGENLTRQIITCHSCQSENEESSKFCCSCGISLHKPVCSCGQELDVTSKFCNNCGTQVKSIQ, from the coding sequence ATGCCTATTCTTAATAGAGTGAAGTTTGATGGATTACGCTCACGTGATTGGTTAATTTACAAACATCCAACTGAAAAGCTAGTGTTAGGTACTACACTTATTGTCAATGAAGGTCAAGTGGCTATTTTTGTGAAGGGTGGACAAATATGTGATGTGTTTAATTCAGGCACGCATGTTTTATCAACTAATAACTTACCATTACTTCATCATGTTGTGAATTTTGCATATGGAGGGGATACACCTTTTTCAGCAGAAATCTACTTTATAAATCTCTCGGTAAAATTGGATTTATATTGGGGAACCTCTGATCCTATCCAACTAATTGACCCAAAATACTTTGTAAAATTACGTATACGAGCATTTGGACAATTGGCTCTTCGCCTTGATGACTACTTATTGTTCTTTACAGAAGTTATAGGCTCTATGAATAAAGATGATATTGTTAGTTTTGAAAAAGTACAAGATTACTTTAAAGGTTCTCTTATTACATCCATAAAAACTGAACTTGCAAATAAAATTATTAATGAGAAAATCTCTGCACTAGAAATAACAACAGAGCTTCATAATATTTCAAATAGTTTAAAAGGAAAAATATCTGAAGAATTCAATACGTACGGCTTTATAATGGCCCATTTCCATATTCAATCAATTAATTTCCCAGAGGAAGATTTCGATAAGATAAATCAAATTTTACAAGATAAAGCCAAATTCGAAATTATGGGTGACAATCGTTATGTAACACAACGTAGCTTTGATATATATGAGTCTGCTGCGTCAAATGAAAATGGAGTAGCTGGGTTATTTGCATCTAGTGGAGTTGGCTTAGGTGTAGGTCAAGGAATGATAACGATGATGAATCAACAAGTACAGCAGCCCGGTAATAATATCACACATATAATATGCCCTTCTTGCCATGGTAATATCTTATCTACTAGTAAATTTTGCAACTTATGTGGTGAAAATTTAACGCGTCAGATCATTACATGTCATTCTTGTCAGAGTGAAAACGAAGAATCATCAAAATTCTGTTGTTCTTGTGGAATTAGTTTACACAAGCCTGTTTGTTCATGTGGACAAGAACTAGATGTTACTTCTAAATTTTGTAATAACTGCGGTACCCAAGTTAAATCAATTCAATAG
- the serS gene encoding serine--tRNA ligase, with the protein MLDIKRVRDNFAEIKEMLLTRNEDLGNLDDFEQLDAKRRELIAKTEELKAERNKVSEQISIMKRNKENADEVIARMRQVGDEIKELDVQLNDVEDRFKDMMMRLPNVPHESVPVGTTEDDNVEEYTWGEVPTFDFDIKAHWDIATDLQIVDFERGAKVTGSRFLFYRGLGARLERALMTFMMDLHAEEHGYEEMLPPVIVNRDSLTGTGQLPKFEEDVFKLDDTDYFMIPTAEVPVTNFYRDEILPVEALPQGFAAYSACFRSEAGSAGRDTRGLIRQHQFNKVELVRFVKPEESYEQLELLTGHAEKVLQLLGLPYRKLKMCTADLGFTAAKKYDLEVWIPAQNMYREISSCSNFEDFQARRANIRFRREPNAKPEYVHTLNGSGLAIGRTVAAILENYQQADGSVVIPEVLRPYMGGKEVIAPK; encoded by the coding sequence ATGTTAGATATTAAACGCGTGCGCGACAATTTCGCGGAAATTAAAGAAATGCTATTAACACGTAATGAGGATTTAGGAAACTTAGACGATTTTGAACAATTAGATGCAAAGCGTCGTGAATTAATTGCAAAAACGGAAGAGCTTAAAGCTGAGCGCAATAAAGTATCTGAGCAAATTTCTATTATGAAGCGTAATAAAGAAAATGCGGATGAAGTTATTGCTCGTATGCGTCAGGTTGGCGATGAAATTAAAGAGTTAGATGTCCAATTAAATGATGTAGAAGATCGCTTTAAAGATATGATGATGCGTTTACCAAACGTTCCACATGAATCTGTACCTGTTGGCACAACAGAGGATGATAATGTAGAGGAATATACTTGGGGTGAGGTGCCAACATTTGATTTCGACATTAAAGCACACTGGGATATCGCTACGGACTTACAAATTGTTGACTTTGAACGTGGTGCAAAAGTGACAGGTAGTCGTTTCTTATTCTATCGTGGTCTTGGCGCTCGTTTAGAACGTGCATTAATGACGTTTATGATGGACTTACATGCAGAAGAGCATGGCTATGAAGAAATGCTACCACCTGTAATTGTTAACCGTGATAGCTTAACTGGTACAGGACAACTTCCTAAATTTGAAGAAGATGTTTTTAAATTAGATGACACAGATTATTTCATGATTCCAACAGCAGAAGTACCTGTAACAAACTTCTACCGTGATGAAATTTTACCTGTTGAAGCATTACCACAAGGCTTTGCAGCATATAGTGCTTGCTTCCGTTCAGAGGCAGGATCTGCGGGTCGTGATACACGTGGTTTAATTCGCCAACATCAATTCAACAAAGTAGAATTAGTTCGCTTTGTAAAACCAGAAGAATCTTATGAGCAGCTAGAATTATTAACAGGTCATGCTGAAAAAGTACTGCAATTATTAGGGTTACCATACCGTAAATTAAAAATGTGTACAGCTGATTTAGGCTTTACTGCAGCGAAAAAATATGATTTAGAGGTTTGGATTCCTGCTCAAAACATGTACCGTGAAATCTCTTCTTGCTCTAACTTTGAAGATTTCCAAGCACGTCGAGCAAATATTCGCTTCCGCCGTGAGCCAAATGCTAAACCAGAGTACGTACACACATTAAACGGCTCAGGTCTTGCAATCGGTCGTACAGTAGCAGCAATCCTAGAAAATTATCAGCAAGCTGATGGTAGCGTAGTGATTCCTGAAGTATTAAGACCGTATATGGGCGGAAAAGAAGTAATTGCTCCAAAATAA
- the pdxT gene encoding pyridoxal 5'-phosphate synthase glutaminase subunit PdxT: MKRIGVLALQGAVREHVQMLESLGCEAVLVKQSADLEQLDGLVLPGGESTTMRKLLNRYELLEPIRTLAKQGLPMFGTCAGLILLAKDLVDYESHLAVMDVVVARNSYGRQVDSFEVKLDIPEIGPAIPAVFIRAPHIVSVGEGVKVLAEHDGKIVLAKDGHLLGCSFHPELTEDTRILEYFVSFMV, from the coding sequence ATGAAGCGAATCGGTGTTTTAGCATTACAGGGAGCGGTGCGAGAGCATGTACAAATGTTAGAATCACTTGGATGTGAAGCTGTCTTAGTAAAACAAAGTGCGGATTTAGAGCAGCTTGATGGACTTGTCTTGCCTGGTGGAGAAAGTACAACAATGCGAAAATTACTGAATCGATATGAGCTATTGGAACCAATTCGCACACTTGCGAAACAAGGGCTACCGATGTTTGGAACATGTGCAGGATTGATTTTATTAGCAAAGGACTTAGTGGATTATGAATCACATTTAGCAGTAATGGACGTGGTAGTTGCACGGAATTCTTATGGACGTCAAGTAGATAGCTTTGAAGTGAAGCTCGACATACCTGAAATAGGACCTGCCATTCCGGCTGTCTTTATACGCGCGCCACATATTGTTTCTGTAGGTGAAGGTGTTAAAGTTTTAGCCGAGCATGACGGGAAAATCGTGTTAGCAAAAGACGGTCATTTATTAGGTTGTTCCTTCCATCCTGAATTAACGGAAGATACACGTATTCTAGAATATTTTGTATCTTTTATGGTATGA
- the pdxS gene encoding pyridoxal 5'-phosphate synthase lyase subunit PdxS, with amino-acid sequence MKQTGTELVKRGMAEMQKGGVIMDVINAEQAKIAEAAGAVAVMALERVPSDIRKAGGVARMADPRIVEEVMGAVSIPVMAKARIGHIVEARVLEAMGVDYIDESEVLTPADEEFHLLKSDYTVPFVCGCRDLGEAARRIGEGASMLRTKGEPGTGNIVEAVRHIRKVNAQVRKVVGMTEDELMTEAKLLGAPFELLREIKRLGRLPVVNFAAGGVATPADAALMMELGADGVFVGSGIFKSENPEKFARAIVEATTHYKDYKLIAEISKELGVPMKGIDIAQLSQNERMQERGW; translated from the coding sequence ATGAAACAAACAGGTACAGAGTTAGTAAAACGTGGTATGGCGGAGATGCAAAAGGGTGGCGTCATTATGGATGTTATTAATGCAGAGCAGGCGAAAATTGCAGAAGCGGCAGGAGCTGTAGCTGTCATGGCATTAGAACGAGTACCTTCAGATATTCGTAAGGCGGGTGGAGTTGCACGCATGGCAGATCCTCGTATTGTCGAGGAGGTAATGGGGGCTGTATCTATTCCGGTAATGGCTAAAGCACGCATTGGACATATCGTTGAAGCAAGAGTTTTAGAAGCAATGGGCGTTGATTATATTGATGAAAGCGAAGTATTAACTCCAGCGGATGAGGAGTTTCATTTATTAAAAAGTGATTACACAGTGCCATTTGTTTGTGGCTGCCGTGATTTGGGAGAAGCAGCGCGACGCATTGGCGAGGGGGCTTCCATGCTACGAACTAAGGGTGAACCAGGTACAGGTAATATTGTAGAGGCTGTTCGCCATATTCGTAAGGTGAATGCACAAGTACGTAAAGTAGTTGGTATGACAGAGGACGAATTAATGACAGAGGCTAAATTACTTGGTGCTCCTTTTGAGTTATTAAGAGAAATTAAGCGTCTTGGCCGTTTACCTGTCGTTAATTTTGCAGCAGGTGGAGTTGCTACGCCAGCTGATGCAGCATTAATGATGGAGCTTGGAGCGGACGGTGTATTCGTTGGTTCTGGTATTTTTAAATCAGAAAACCCAGAGAAATTTGCTCGTGCAATTGTTGAAGCTACAACGCATTATAAGGACTATAAGCTAATTGCTGAAATTTCAAAAGAGTTAGGTGTTCCGATGAAAGGCATCGATATTGCACAGCTTAGTCAAAATGAGCGTATGCAGGAGCGAGGCTGGTAA
- the asnB gene encoding asparagine synthase (glutamine-hydrolyzing): MCGITGWASFQKDLRTSDRILKLMTQTLNKRGPDDENIWCSEHIAFGHRRLAVIDLIGGKQPMMKVHDGANYVITYNGELYNTEELRKELQNRGHVFTTHSDTEVLLTAYIEWKELCVDFLNGIFAFGVWDEQAQSLFLCRDRLGVKPLFYTELQDGLLFASEVKALLAHPLMKTTVNAEGLANIMAVGPSRMPGKSLFQNIDELRPGYAMRFSREGIRIWQYWQLQSKRHEESLEETIDHVHFLLTDAIERQLVSDVPICTFLSGGLDSSIITGIAANMFQQQNKGTLHTYSIDYEDNERFFNPHAFQTSTDTYWIHKMTDTFSTTHHAEEISQQQLIDLLVESVIVRDSPGMADVDSSLLWFCREIKKDFTVALSGECADEIFGGYPWFTETTTGFPWIRSLSERSTMLQERWRKKLAVESYAQQVYSQTIAEVPYLDGESIEEIRQREMFYLNMVWFMQTLLERKDRMSMGASLEVRVPFADHRLVEYAWNIPWEMKNLGGIEKGLLRKAMQHLLPEEVLYRKKNPYPKTYHPVYTAGVQKWLREIMKDKNSILHELFERQKLIGLIESGGSSFKVPWYGQLMAGPQLLAYLGQIHTWFKLYNIQLIET, from the coding sequence ATGTGTGGTATTACAGGATGGGCTAGCTTTCAAAAGGATTTAAGAACAAGTGATAGAATTCTGAAGTTAATGACGCAAACGTTAAATAAACGTGGGCCTGATGATGAAAATATTTGGTGTAGTGAGCATATTGCATTTGGCCATCGACGGTTAGCTGTCATAGATTTGATCGGTGGAAAGCAGCCGATGATGAAAGTACATGATGGAGCAAACTATGTCATTACATATAATGGCGAGCTTTATAATACAGAAGAATTACGGAAAGAGCTTCAAAATCGAGGGCATGTTTTCACAACACATTCTGATACGGAAGTGTTATTAACCGCTTATATTGAATGGAAAGAGCTGTGTGTTGATTTTTTAAATGGAATTTTCGCTTTTGGTGTATGGGATGAACAAGCACAATCGCTTTTTTTATGCCGAGATCGACTAGGGGTAAAGCCTTTGTTTTATACAGAGCTTCAAGATGGCTTGCTTTTTGCATCCGAGGTGAAAGCATTATTAGCTCATCCATTGATGAAAACAACAGTTAATGCAGAAGGTCTAGCAAATATTATGGCTGTAGGACCGTCTAGAATGCCCGGAAAGTCACTTTTTCAAAATATTGATGAGCTACGTCCAGGATATGCAATGCGTTTCTCTAGAGAAGGGATACGCATTTGGCAGTATTGGCAGTTACAGAGTAAACGGCATGAAGAGTCATTAGAAGAAACAATCGATCATGTCCATTTTTTGCTAACTGACGCTATTGAACGACAGCTTGTTTCAGACGTACCGATTTGTACCTTTCTTTCAGGCGGTTTAGATTCCAGCATTATTACTGGAATTGCAGCAAACATGTTTCAGCAACAAAACAAAGGTACACTTCATACGTACTCTATAGACTATGAGGATAACGAACGTTTCTTTAATCCACATGCTTTTCAAACATCCACAGACACGTATTGGATTCATAAAATGACAGATACCTTTAGTACTACACATCACGCTGAGGAAATTTCTCAACAGCAATTAATCGATTTGTTAGTAGAGTCTGTCATTGTTAGAGATTCACCAGGGATGGCCGATGTAGATTCATCCTTATTGTGGTTTTGTCGAGAAATAAAAAAGGACTTTACCGTTGCACTATCAGGTGAATGTGCGGATGAAATTTTCGGTGGTTATCCATGGTTTACAGAAACGACTACAGGATTCCCTTGGATTCGTTCACTGTCTGAAAGGTCAACAATGTTACAAGAGCGGTGGCGTAAGAAATTAGCAGTTGAATCATATGCACAACAAGTATATTCGCAAACAATTGCTGAAGTACCATATCTTGATGGAGAGAGTATTGAGGAAATAAGGCAACGTGAAATGTTTTATTTGAATATGGTATGGTTTATGCAAACATTGCTGGAACGAAAAGACCGTATGAGCATGGGGGCAAGTCTTGAAGTTCGTGTTCCATTTGCAGATCATCGCCTTGTGGAATATGCGTGGAATATTCCGTGGGAAATGAAAAATTTAGGCGGTATAGAAAAGGGGTTGCTTCGTAAGGCAATGCAACATTTATTGCCAGAAGAAGTTTTATATCGGAAAAAGAATCCGTACCCTAAAACTTATCATCCAGTTTATACAGCAGGCGTTCAAAAATGGCTAAGAGAAATAATGAAAGATAAAAATTCAATTCTTCATGAATTATTTGAGCGACAGAAGTTAATAGGGCTAATTGAATCTGGCGGCAGTTCTTTCAAAGTTCCTTGGTATGGACAATTAATGGCTGGCCCGCAGCTTTTGGCTTATTTGGGGCAAATTCATACATGGTTTAAGTTATATAATATTCAACTAATTGAAACATAA
- a CDS encoding PLP-dependent aminotransferase family protein, whose amino-acid sequence MDMLLFQLEKNGEKPLYDQLYSGIKEAIITKKIAVGEKLPSKRKLADFLNISQTTIEIAYAQLLAEGYIMSKSRVGYFVEEIDELPYIQQDTIASLHEQPKKKSYKIDFNPGSIDIDAFPFQTWRKYAKELFDDASKELLLTGEPQGELSLRTEIANYLFQSRGVVCSPKQIVIGSGTEQLLPMILRLFGDETCFALENPGYPAVHRMFSQHKRKVYPIAVDDEGIVIHELEKTSADVVYITPSHQFPTGAVLSATRRAQALNWAAQSSTRYIIEDDYDSEFRYTGKPIPALHALDRNDKVIYMSTFTKSLMPSLRVAYFVLPPKLLTTYNDVFNYYSSTVPRFDQHIVANFMRDGHFAKHLNRMRKVYRKKHEKLTSILENYSNQIKITGEQAGMHILLDVQHALSEKQLQQLASNAEIKIYPLSDYRLDHSTPSQAQFLLGFGSIPVDEIESFIEKLMDCWDIQKKHPSTSS is encoded by the coding sequence ATGGACATGCTATTATTTCAGCTAGAAAAAAATGGTGAAAAACCGCTCTATGACCAGCTTTATAGCGGCATTAAAGAAGCTATTATTACAAAGAAAATAGCAGTAGGAGAAAAATTACCATCAAAAAGAAAATTAGCCGATTTTTTGAATATTTCTCAAACAACAATTGAAATTGCGTATGCACAATTACTTGCAGAAGGCTATATTATGTCTAAATCCCGCGTTGGTTATTTTGTAGAGGAAATTGACGAACTTCCGTATATTCAGCAAGACACAATAGCTTCTTTACACGAACAACCTAAGAAAAAATCGTACAAGATAGATTTTAATCCTGGTTCTATTGATATCGATGCCTTCCCATTTCAAACATGGCGGAAATATGCGAAAGAGCTCTTTGATGATGCCTCAAAGGAATTATTATTAACGGGTGAGCCTCAGGGAGAACTATCTTTACGAACGGAGATTGCTAATTATTTATTTCAATCACGCGGGGTTGTTTGTAGTCCCAAGCAAATTGTCATCGGCTCAGGAACAGAACAGCTTCTACCAATGATATTGCGCCTCTTTGGGGACGAAACTTGCTTTGCACTTGAAAACCCAGGCTATCCAGCTGTACATCGTATGTTTTCACAGCATAAACGAAAAGTCTATCCAATTGCGGTCGATGATGAAGGAATTGTTATTCATGAGCTCGAAAAAACTAGTGCCGACGTTGTTTATATAACGCCATCACATCAATTCCCAACAGGAGCCGTATTATCAGCAACAAGACGTGCACAGGCTTTAAATTGGGCCGCACAAAGCTCCACTCGATACATTATTGAAGATGATTACGATTCCGAATTTCGTTATACTGGAAAACCAATTCCTGCACTTCATGCATTAGATCGAAATGATAAAGTCATTTATATGAGTACCTTTACAAAATCCTTAATGCCATCTTTGCGTGTTGCTTATTTTGTACTTCCGCCAAAATTACTTACTACTTATAATGATGTATTTAATTACTATTCATCAACAGTACCTCGTTTCGATCAACACATCGTAGCTAATTTTATGCGTGATGGTCACTTTGCAAAGCATTTAAATCGAATGAGGAAGGTTTATCGAAAAAAGCATGAAAAACTCACTTCTATTTTAGAAAACTATTCTAATCAAATTAAAATTACTGGCGAGCAAGCAGGCATGCATATTTTACTTGATGTACAGCATGCTTTGTCTGAAAAGCAATTACAGCAGCTTGCCTCCAATGCGGAAATCAAAATCTATCCACTATCTGATTATCGCCTGGATCACTCCACACCCTCACAAGCTCAATTTTTACTAGGTTTTGGAAGTATACCTGTAGATGAAATAGAATCATTCATTGAAAAGCTAATGGACTGTTGGGATATACAGAAAAAACACCCATCAACCTCAAGTTAA